In one Verrucomicrobiota bacterium genomic region, the following are encoded:
- a CDS encoding cation-translocating P-type ATPase, protein MQVTSMLSRQDPHAHDHKHAHDHEHDPSCATCDHEHTPIRLRQTLVGLIFILNAFLIDQLFDKGASPESMIANFSAMVGAIILGYPIIWTSYKDLRRGVLSINELVSIAVLAAFSSGQYEIAGLVAFFMLMGEIIETRTAAGARASIESLIKLTPTKARRMTKDGKEEEVSAKDLAVGDVIRVRPGDNVAADGVIVNGQGSFNQANITGESLPVDKKPGDDVFAGTQNLTGVLEIRVTRAGQDTTLGRVRELILAAEKTKLPIMRLVDQYMVYYTPFVLVIGALVWAFTQDLSRVISVLIVACPCAFILATPSAMVAALSTAARLGILIKNVGDIEAAARINAFIFDKTGTLTTGKLTVSRLAPLGETKPAELLRIAAAAEKFSNHPTAKALAALAEQVGVPLSDPQNFSETAGRGVKAQVEGAQVLVGRAQWLRDNGIPDDFTKSVDLDETEGFSLIFVARNGRCMGWVGLRDETRAEARESLGALQHSNVRRIAMVTGDRQPVAARVAKEIGCEEVVAECLPQNKVEFVRQIKSRGYRVAVVGDGVNDAPALAAGDIGIAMGAAGSEVAIHSATIALMNNDLRRLPFLVGLSRGTRLVINQNFLVGVIFIIGGLVAAAFGYVHPIVAAILHNAGSLIVVFNSFRLVRYGEELEPFQSPAADTAAPGSGPRASSTPQLQPRPA, encoded by the coding sequence ATGCAAGTCACATCGATGTTAAGCCGGCAGGATCCGCATGCCCACGATCACAAGCATGCCCACGACCACGAGCACGATCCCAGTTGCGCGACGTGCGATCACGAACACACGCCCATTCGTCTGAGGCAAACCCTGGTCGGACTCATCTTCATCCTCAACGCCTTCCTCATCGACCAGCTTTTCGACAAGGGCGCGAGCCCGGAATCCATGATCGCGAATTTCAGCGCCATGGTCGGCGCCATCATCCTGGGTTACCCGATCATCTGGACTTCCTACAAAGATCTGCGTCGGGGCGTTCTCAGCATCAACGAACTGGTCAGCATCGCGGTGCTGGCGGCGTTTTCCTCCGGCCAATACGAGATCGCCGGCCTCGTCGCCTTCTTCATGCTCATGGGCGAAATCATTGAAACGCGAACGGCGGCGGGCGCGCGCGCCTCGATTGAATCGCTCATCAAACTGACGCCCACCAAAGCGCGCCGGATGACCAAGGACGGCAAAGAAGAAGAAGTTTCCGCCAAAGATCTCGCGGTCGGCGACGTGATCCGCGTCCGCCCCGGCGACAACGTCGCGGCTGACGGCGTGATCGTCAATGGCCAGGGCTCGTTCAATCAGGCCAACATCACGGGCGAATCCTTGCCCGTGGACAAGAAGCCGGGCGACGACGTTTTTGCCGGCACGCAGAATCTGACCGGCGTTCTGGAAATCCGCGTCACACGCGCCGGGCAGGACACGACGTTGGGTCGGGTGCGCGAATTGATCCTGGCAGCCGAGAAAACCAAGCTGCCTATCATGCGGCTGGTGGACCAGTACATGGTTTATTACACGCCGTTCGTGCTCGTCATCGGCGCGCTGGTGTGGGCGTTCACGCAGGACCTTTCCCGGGTCATTTCCGTGCTGATTGTCGCGTGCCCGTGCGCGTTTATTTTGGCCACTCCGTCCGCCATGGTCGCCGCGCTCTCGACCGCCGCGCGGCTGGGCATTCTGATCAAGAACGTCGGCGACATCGAAGCCGCGGCGCGGATCAATGCTTTCATCTTCGACAAAACCGGGACGCTTACGACAGGCAAATTGACCGTGAGCCGCCTGGCGCCGCTGGGAGAAACGAAACCGGCCGAACTGTTGCGGATCGCGGCGGCGGCGGAGAAGTTCAGCAATCATCCCACGGCCAAGGCTCTGGCGGCGCTGGCCGAACAAGTGGGCGTGCCGCTCTCGGATCCGCAGAATTTTTCCGAGACCGCCGGCCGAGGTGTCAAAGCGCAAGTGGAAGGAGCGCAAGTTCTCGTGGGCCGCGCCCAATGGCTTCGCGACAACGGCATTCCCGACGATTTCACCAAATCAGTGGACCTGGATGAGACGGAAGGTTTCAGCCTGATTTTCGTGGCGCGCAACGGCCGCTGCATGGGCTGGGTCGGACTCCGCGACGAAACGCGGGCCGAAGCGCGCGAATCCCTGGGCGCCCTGCAACACAGCAACGTGCGCCGCATCGCCATGGTGACCGGCGACCGGCAACCTGTCGCGGCGCGCGTGGCCAAGGAAATCGGCTGCGAGGAAGTGGTCGCGGAATGCCTGCCGCAAAACAAAGTGGAATTCGTGCGGCAGATCAAATCGCGCGGCTATCGCGTCGCCGTCGTCGGCGATGGCGTGAACGACGCGCCGGCGCTGGCCGCGGGCGACATTGGCATCGCGATGGGCGCGGCGGGCAGCGAAGTCGCGATCCACAGCGCGACGATTGCGCTGATGAACAACGATCTTCGCCGGCTGCCGTTCCTGGTCGGGCTTTCGCGAGGCACGCGCCTGGTCATCAACCAGAATTTCCTCGTCGGAGTGATCTTCATCATCGGCGGACTGGTGGCGGCGGCGTTTGGCTACGTGCATCCGATCGTGGCGGCGATTCTCCACAACGCCGGTTCGTTGATCGTCGTTTTCAACAGCTTCCGGCTCGTGCGCTACGGCGAGGAATTGGAGCCGTTCCAAAGTCCAGCCGCCGACACCGCAGCACCCGGCAGCGGACCGCGGGCGAGCTCCACACCGCAGCTCCAGCCCAGGCCTGCATGA